The Caldisericia bacterium DNA window ATTTTGCTCCCACTCTATCTATTAAAGAGTGGAATGTTATTGCAATTAAACATAATAAAGCAAAAATTAAACCCTTATTTTCTTTATTAAAAATTTTTAAAAAATTTCTAAAATCGAAATTCCCAGAAGAAATAAAAAATATACCAATAATTATTAGTAAGATACCAAAAAAACCAAATATTGTAATTTTTTCTCCAAAAATTAAAAAAGAAAAAAGCGCTATTAAAAGCGGAGATGATCTTGCTACAGGATATACAAGCGATAGATCTCCATATTTATATGCAAGAGAAATAAAAAGCCAATAGAAGAAATGTACTAATCCACTTCCAATTATTGGTGGAATTCCTTTTTCATTTAAACCGAATCTTGATAATAAATAAATAACAATTGGAAAATAAATTAAAATCTGAAAAATTTTTGCCCAAAATATGAATATTACTTGATCTTTACTTTTTTTGAAGAAAAAATTCCAAGTTGAATGTATTAGTGCTGAAATAACAACCAAAGATAAAGAAAATATTTCCATTTATCTCCAAGTTTTAACAACTTTTATAATTTTTATGTCATCATGTTCGTTTAATTCAATCTCAGGATATTCTTTGTTTGCTGGTTTTAATTTCCATTTACCATCTTCAAAAACAAGGCGCTTTAAAGTTGCTTTTCCATTTATAATTGCAACAACTAAACTATTATTTTCCCATTGAATGTTTTCATTTAAAAGTAAATAATCTCCTTCATATATTTTTGCGTCAATCATACTATCTCCTTTAACTATT harbors:
- a CDS encoding EamA family transporter, producing MEIFSLSLVVISALIHSTWNFFFKKSKDQVIFIFWAKIFQILIYFPIVIYLLSRFGLNEKGIPPIIGSGLVHFFYWLFISLAYKYGDLSLVYPVARSSPLLIALFSFLIFGEKITIFGFFGILLIIIGIFFISSGNFDFRNFLKIFNKENKGLIFALLCLIAITFHSLIDRVGAKYVNSIIYVYLFEIISLSLFAPYVLIIKKRRDILKILKDEKIKIFYTAISIILSYSIIIYVMNLSKLSYIVSVREIGVIFSVLLGTIFLKEKYGFIRFISSILIFSGIFLISVLG